In Apium graveolens cultivar Ventura chromosome 10, ASM990537v1, whole genome shotgun sequence, the following are encoded in one genomic region:
- the LOC141691870 gene encoding uncharacterized protein LOC141691870, translated as MQEEFKRVLKVDVCYAKCCRVRKRALIGIAKEMVKHYAGLKRFGGEILRSNKENTVKISTTRMNEQDYPCFQRFYVCYAELRNGWKEGCRPILGLDGCFLMTVCGGQLLSAAGRDGNNSIFPVAMVVVETESYDSWKWFLMLVAKDLGLWTGYGYTFISDQQKGLIKAVKEMLPHIEHRNCTRHIYFNLGKKYGSEAVRNAFYDASDATHPKAFKAAMKDLEKASKRPWMTMNRFEPQVWSKAFFGTHFKTDSTENNNSKCFNIWIQKSRFMPLIDMLTDIHDKIMERLHQNRDAMQNIDCIILPRTQKILNDAVVASSECSVLWDGWHNFQVKWRGIGFCVNLTEQTCSCRVWELTGVPCCHAVDAIQKSRLNPTNFVSHYFKKATYMKAYSHCLEVIRGEPFGKRLMEILLCHLQE; from the exons ATGCAAGAGGAGTTCAAGAGAGTTTTGAAGGTGGATGTATGTTATGCCAAATGTTGTAGGGTTAGAAAAAGAGCTTTAATTGGGATTGCAAAAGAGATGGTGAAACACTATGCTGGTTTGAAGAGGTTTGGTGGTGAGATTTTGAGGAGTAATAAGGAGAATACTGTTAAAATATCCACAACCAGGATGAATGAACAAGATTATCCTTGTTTTCAAAGATTTTATGTATGCTATGCAGAGTTGAGAAATGGATGGAAGGAAGGTTGCAGACCTATCCTTGGTTTAGATGGATGCTTCCTGATGACAGTATGTGGGGGACAACTTTTATCTGCTGCAGGGAGGGATGGAAATAACTCCATTTTCCCTGTTGCAATGGTTGTGGTTGAGACTGAATCATATGATAGCTGGAAGTGGTTCTTAATGCTTGTTGCTAAAGATCTTGGATTATGGACTGGCTATGGATATACCTTCATTTCTGACCAACAAAAG GGGCTAATAAAGGCTGTGAAAGAAATGCTACCACATATAGAGCACAGGAATTGCACAAGGCATATATATTTCAACCTtggaaaaaaatatggaagtgAGGCTGTGAGGAATGCTTTTTATGATGCAAGTGATGCCACACATCCTAAAGCTTTTAAAGCTGCAATGAAGGATCTTGAGAAGGCATCAAAAAGGCCTTGGATGACAATGAATAGGTTTGAACCACAGGTATGGTCTAAAGCTTTCTTTGGAACACATTTCAAGACAGATAGCACTGAGAATAACAACTCGAAGTGTTTTAATATATGGATTCAGAAATCAAGATTCATGCCATTAATTGACATGTTGACTGATATCCATGATAAGATTATGGAAAGATTACATCAGAATAGAGATGCAATGCAAAATATAGATTGTATTATTCTTCCTAGAACTCAGAAAATTTTAAATGATGCGGTTGTAGCAAGTTCTGAGTGTAGTGTGCTTTGGGATGGGTGGCATAATTTTCAAGTAAAGTGGAGGGGGATTGGATTTTGTGTTAATTTAACAGAACAGACATGCTCATGTAGGGTCTGGGAATTAACAGGGGTACCATGTTGTCATGCTGTTGATGCTATACAGAAAAGTAGGCTTAATCCAACTAATTTTGTGTCCCattattttaagaaagcaacttacATGAAGGCTTACTCTCACTGTTTGGAAGTGATAAGGGGTGAACCTTTTGGGAAGAGGTTGATGGAGATACT
- the LOC141691871 gene encoding uncharacterized protein LOC141691871 — protein sequence MEYSNRALARYVREARFRPLTDIYRVETRPPKIFKGESMDITFREADARWMHHPHNDALVIFIQIGTKNVYRAFVGNGSSANILYYNTFKKMGLPDRDMSGEDSWVYGFSEEGFRVMGSIRLPCTLGESPLAVIKILEFKVLNQESSHNVLLGRPFLREMRVITSIHHLTIKFPTPNGVGSIKGSQYDSRECYRQDMRGFRRKDGETGDALDDE from the coding sequence ATGGAATATAGCAACCGAGCATTGGCAAGGTACGTAAGAGAAGCCCGGTTCAGACCTTTGACTGACATTTATAGGGTGGAGACTCGGCCACCCAAAATATTCAAGGGCGAATCCATGGACATCACCTTCAGAGAAGCAGATGCTCGGTGGATGCATCATCCCCATAATGATGCTTTGGTTATCTTCATCCAGATCGGAACAAAGAACGTCTATAGAGCTTTTGTAGGCAACGGAAGCTCGGCAAACATCCTTTACTACAACACATTTAAGAAAATGGGGCTACCAGACCGAGATATGTCGGGAGAAGATTCTTGGGTCTATGGTTTTTCTGAAGAAGGATTCCGCGTCATGGGATCGATCCGATTACCGTGCACTCTAGGAGAAAGTCCTTTGGCTGTGATAAAAATACTCGAATTCAAGGTTTTAAATCAAGAATCATCCCATAATGTACTGTTAGGGCGTCCCTTCCTTAGGGAGATGAGGGTGATCACCTCGATCCACCATCTTACCATCAAGTTTCCGACTCCAAACGGAGTCGGCAGCATAAAAGGCTCCCAGTATGATTCTAGAGAATGTTACAGACAAGATATGAGAGGCTTCAGGAGAAAAGATGGAGAAACTGGGGATGCGTTGGATGACGAATGA